A genome region from Flavobacterium sp. CFS9 includes the following:
- a CDS encoding helix-turn-helix transcriptional regulator: MNNILDSFSKVAKNEGVTITKLEQVIGASKGVLSRAIANNSDIQAKWILKLVENYPQYNSEWLLTGKEPMLKSKNTPIAIKTSSTNGYPLVSVTAIGGFGNNAFTILPQDVKDYYNIPKFSNKKIDFMIEVEGSSMYPKYSSGDIVACTVIKESRFIQWNKTHVIATKEQGIIIKRIKKAASEDSLIMISDNENYDPFNVPKEEITGIALVVGVIRLE, encoded by the coding sequence ATGAATAATATTTTAGACTCTTTTAGTAAAGTTGCTAAAAACGAAGGTGTTACAATAACAAAGCTTGAACAAGTGATAGGTGCTAGTAAGGGAGTTTTATCACGTGCAATTGCAAATAATAGTGATATTCAAGCTAAATGGATTTTAAAATTAGTTGAAAATTATCCCCAATATAATTCAGAATGGCTCTTAACTGGTAAAGAACCGATGTTGAAAAGTAAGAATACACCAATAGCTATAAAAACAAGTAGTACTAATGGATATCCTTTAGTTTCTGTTACTGCCATAGGAGGCTTTGGCAATAATGCTTTCACTATACTTCCTCAAGATGTTAAAGACTATTACAACATTCCAAAATTTAGCAATAAAAAAATTGACTTTATGATTGAGGTTGAAGGTAGTAGTATGTATCCAAAATACAGCAGCGGAGATATTGTGGCTTGTACAGTTATTAAAGAAAGTCGTTTTATACAATGGAACAAAACACATGTTATTGCAACTAAAGAACAGGGAATAATTATTAAGCGAATAAAAAAGGCCGCTTCTGAAGATTCCCTTATCATGATTTCGGATAATGAAAATTATGATCCTTTTAATGTTCCCAAAGAAGAAATAACCGGAATAGCTTTGGTTGTAGGTGTAATACGATTAGAATAA
- a CDS encoding septal ring lytic transglycosylase RlpA family protein gives MRNKKHILLTALTITFLSCFSYVISQTKPATEPKITQDTVKTARPNLIAIPTDSVFTDKGLKLKPYKKNAHASYYADRFNGKKTANGSRFSNSAYTAAHKKLPFGTRIKVTNEANGKFVIVKVTDRGPFVRTRDLDLSKRAFMEIAKSKGSGAMKVTIETIVE, from the coding sequence ATGAGAAATAAAAAACATATTTTACTCACTGCACTTACTATAACTTTTTTAAGTTGTTTTAGCTATGTTATAAGCCAAACAAAACCTGCAACTGAACCTAAAATTACTCAGGATACTGTCAAAACTGCCAGACCGAATTTAATTGCAATACCAACTGATTCTGTTTTTACAGACAAGGGTCTGAAATTAAAACCTTATAAAAAAAATGCACATGCCTCTTATTACGCTGATCGTTTCAACGGTAAAAAAACAGCCAACGGAAGCCGATTCAGCAACAGTGCTTACACTGCCGCACACAAGAAACTTCCTTTCGGAACCAGAATAAAAGTTACCAACGAAGCCAATGGAAAATTTGTAATTGTAAAAGTTACCGATCGTGGACCATTTGTTCGAACAAGAGATCTCGATTTATCCAAAAGAGCCTTTATGGAAATCGCCAAAAGCAAAGGAAGCGGCGCCATGAAAGTCACAATCGAAACGATAGTCGAATAA
- a CDS encoding DinB family protein, whose protein sequence is MNPVFEVQKTIREILLKVLDSHSLEQLNKIPQGFNNNIIWNIAHCVATQQAIVYKLSGLPVMVSEEFMAKYKKDSKPEGDVSQAEVDEIRTLLSATFEQTITDFEKSVFVNYHEYPTSLGYTLKNINGALDFNNYHEGVHTGVVMSIRKFV, encoded by the coding sequence ATGAACCCAGTTTTTGAAGTACAAAAGACCATTAGAGAGATTCTTTTGAAAGTTTTAGACAGTCATTCATTAGAACAATTAAACAAAATTCCGCAAGGATTCAATAACAATATCATCTGGAACATTGCGCACTGTGTGGCTACGCAGCAGGCAATAGTTTACAAATTATCAGGTTTACCGGTTATGGTTTCTGAGGAATTTATGGCTAAATACAAAAAAGATTCGAAACCGGAAGGGGATGTGTCACAGGCAGAAGTAGATGAAATACGAACATTGCTTTCAGCTACTTTTGAGCAAACTATAACTGATTTTGAAAAAAGTGTTTTTGTGAATTACCATGAATATCCTACCAGTTTAGGGTATACATTAAAGAACATCAATGGAGCTTTGGATTTCAATAATTACCATGAAGGCGTTCACACCGGGGTAGTAATGAGTATTCGAAAGTTTGTTTAA
- the pgi gene encoding glucose-6-phosphate isomerase, whose amino-acid sequence MALNTTNPTGTEAWKNLQNHYNAIHKTTIQELFQQDNTRVEKFNLQWNDFLVDYSKNNISQETVSLLLELANSIGLKEAISQYFEGAIINQTENRAVLHTALRAPESAVIKVDGENVIPEVYEVKNKIKQFTHGVISGERKGFTEKAFTDVVNIGIGGSDLGPVMAVEALQYYKNHLNLHFVSNVDGDHVNEVIKKLNPETTLFLIVSKTFTTQETLSNSETIKTWFLKSASQEDIAKHFVAVSTNIQKVTEFGINPDNVFPMWDWVGGRFSLWSAVGLSISLAIGFDNYNELLKGANEMDEHFKTTPFDKNIPVILALLSIWYNNFFGAESEALIPYTQYLQKLAPYLQQATMESNGKSVGRDGKPVNYQTGTIIWGEPGTNSQHAFFQLIHQGTKLIPTDFIGFIKPLYGNEDHHDKLMSNFFAQTEALMNGKTTTQVQSEFDKQGLSAEKASYLLPFKVFTGNKPTNTILIQKLTPKSLGSLIALYEHKIFVQGIIWNIFSYDQWGVELGKQLANSILDEINTKTVKNHDSSTSFLLNHFLKNK is encoded by the coding sequence ATGGCTTTAAACACTACAAACCCAACCGGGACTGAAGCGTGGAAAAATCTGCAAAACCACTATAACGCAATTCACAAAACTACAATACAAGAACTTTTTCAACAGGACAATACCCGTGTTGAAAAATTCAATTTACAATGGAACGACTTCTTAGTTGACTATTCCAAAAACAATATTAGTCAGGAAACCGTTTCTCTTTTATTGGAATTAGCCAATTCAATCGGACTAAAAGAAGCCATCTCACAATATTTCGAAGGAGCAATAATCAACCAGACTGAAAACAGAGCCGTTTTACATACTGCGTTACGTGCACCCGAATCGGCAGTTATTAAAGTAGATGGCGAAAATGTAATCCCGGAAGTCTATGAGGTAAAAAACAAAATCAAACAATTCACACATGGGGTTATTTCGGGAGAAAGAAAAGGTTTCACCGAAAAAGCTTTCACTGATGTAGTAAATATAGGTATTGGAGGTTCTGACCTTGGACCGGTTATGGCAGTTGAAGCTTTACAGTATTACAAAAACCACTTAAACTTACACTTTGTTTCCAATGTAGACGGCGACCATGTAAACGAAGTGATTAAAAAACTGAATCCGGAAACAACTTTATTCCTAATTGTTTCTAAAACTTTTACCACTCAGGAAACCTTATCTAATTCTGAAACTATTAAAACGTGGTTTTTGAAATCAGCCTCTCAGGAAGATATTGCAAAACATTTTGTTGCGGTTTCAACCAACATTCAAAAAGTAACCGAATTTGGAATTAATCCTGATAATGTTTTCCCAATGTGGGACTGGGTTGGAGGAAGATTTTCACTTTGGAGCGCTGTTGGTTTAAGCATTTCGTTAGCGATTGGCTTCGACAATTACAACGAACTGTTAAAAGGAGCTAATGAAATGGACGAACATTTCAAGACAACACCGTTCGACAAAAACATTCCTGTAATTCTGGCATTACTAAGCATTTGGTACAATAATTTCTTTGGTGCCGAAAGCGAAGCATTGATTCCATACACCCAATATTTGCAAAAACTAGCTCCCTACCTGCAACAAGCTACAATGGAAAGTAACGGAAAAAGTGTTGGTCGTGACGGAAAACCTGTTAACTATCAAACCGGAACCATCATTTGGGGAGAACCGGGAACGAATTCACAGCATGCCTTTTTTCAATTGATTCATCAGGGTACAAAATTAATTCCGACAGACTTTATTGGATTTATCAAACCTTTATACGGAAACGAAGATCATCATGATAAACTGATGTCTAACTTTTTTGCTCAGACTGAAGCCTTAATGAACGGAAAAACCACTACACAAGTTCAGTCCGAATTTGACAAACAAGGATTGTCAGCAGAAAAAGCTTCTTACTTGTTGCCTTTTAAAGTTTTCACAGGAAACAAACCGACGAACACGATCTTAATTCAAAAACTAACCCCAAAAAGTCTGGGATCACTGATTGCATTGTACGAACACAAAATTTTTGTTCAGGGTATTATCTGGAATATTTTCAGTTATGATCAATGGGGAGTAGAACTAGGAAAGCAATTAGCGAATTCAATTTTGGATGAAATTAACACCAAGACGGTAAAAAATCATGATAGCTCGACTTCTTTCTTGTTAAATCACTTTTTGAAAAACAAGTAA
- a CDS encoding metallophosphoesterase produces the protein MKRTFVFGDIHGGLKALIQLLERIDCSEKDRFIFLGDYVDGWSESKQLIDFLIDLSQKQQCIFIKGNHDVWCQEWLENDVINDIWFLHGGKSTIESYVDIECSEKEKHRHFFNTMKDYFVDENNNLFIHAGFSSMHGPEKEHYQSNYSWDRTLWEMALAMDKRIKKNSLSYPKRLLLYNEIYIGHTPTLHYNVEIPMQGCNVWNVDTGAGFYGRLTGLDVETKVFWQSDIVQGLYPNEKGRNK, from the coding sequence ATGAAAAGAACCTTTGTTTTTGGGGATATTCACGGCGGATTAAAAGCATTAATTCAGTTATTAGAGAGAATTGATTGCTCAGAAAAGGATCGGTTTATTTTTTTGGGAGACTATGTAGACGGCTGGAGTGAATCAAAACAATTAATTGATTTTCTGATTGATTTATCTCAAAAACAGCAGTGTATTTTTATCAAAGGAAATCATGATGTCTGGTGTCAGGAGTGGTTAGAGAATGATGTTATAAACGATATTTGGTTTTTGCATGGAGGGAAATCGACTATAGAGAGTTATGTCGATATTGAATGTTCGGAAAAAGAAAAACATCGCCATTTTTTCAATACCATGAAAGATTACTTTGTAGACGAAAACAACAATTTATTCATTCATGCCGGTTTTTCGTCGATGCATGGCCCGGAGAAAGAACATTACCAAAGCAATTATTCGTGGGATAGAACGTTGTGGGAAATGGCTTTGGCAATGGATAAGAGAATTAAAAAAAATTCGCTTTCCTATCCGAAAAGATTGTTACTTTATAATGAGATTTATATTGGTCACACACCAACCCTTCATTATAATGTTGAGATTCCAATGCAAGGATGTAATGTGTGGAATGTCGATACCGGGGCTGGCTTTTATGGCAGATTAACGGGTCTTGATGTGGAAACAAAAGTATTTTGGCAAAGTGATATAGTACAAGGGCTTTATCCAAATGAAAAAGGAAGAAATAAATAA
- a CDS encoding arsenate reductase family protein has translation MNKIYYLASCDTCRKIIKALPEGHNLVFHDIKQNPITETELEEMYQLSGSYEALFSRKAQLYKSMDLKNKSLTEADFKKYILEHYTFLSRPVFIIDGKIYTGNSQQNILQVMKALA, from the coding sequence ATGAACAAAATATATTACTTAGCATCCTGCGATACTTGCCGAAAAATTATTAAAGCATTACCAGAAGGTCATAACCTGGTTTTTCATGATATTAAACAAAACCCGATTACAGAAACTGAACTAGAAGAAATGTACCAACTTTCGGGGAGTTACGAAGCTTTATTCAGCAGAAAAGCACAATTGTATAAGTCGATGGATTTAAAGAACAAATCTTTAACGGAAGCCGATTTTAAAAAATACATCTTAGAGCACTATACTTTTTTAAGCCGCCCTGTTTTTATTATTGACGGCAAAATCTATACTGGTAACAGTCAACAGAACATTTTACAGGTAATGAAAGCTTTAGCCTAA
- the nadD gene encoding nicotinate (nicotinamide) nucleotide adenylyltransferase → MKIGLYFGTYNPIHVGHLIIANHMAEFADLDQIWMVVTPHNPLKKKSTLLDDHQRLQMVYLATEDYPKIRPSDIEFKLPQPNYTVNTLVHLHEKYPTHDFSLIMGEDNLKTLHKWKNYEVLLEHYNIYVYPRISEEEENIELKSHPKVHIIDAPIVEISSTFIRNSIKEGKNIQPLLPPKVWEYIDHNNFYKK, encoded by the coding sequence ATGAAAATAGGCCTTTATTTCGGAACGTATAATCCCATTCACGTCGGTCATTTAATCATTGCCAACCACATGGCTGAGTTTGCCGATTTAGATCAGATATGGATGGTTGTTACACCACACAATCCGCTTAAAAAGAAATCTACTTTGCTGGACGATCATCAGCGTTTGCAGATGGTGTATTTAGCCACTGAAGATTATCCTAAAATAAGGCCTTCAGACATAGAATTCAAATTACCACAGCCTAATTATACCGTCAATACACTGGTTCATCTGCATGAAAAATATCCAACTCATGACTTTTCCTTAATCATGGGCGAGGACAATCTGAAAACGCTTCATAAATGGAAGAACTACGAAGTGCTTTTAGAACATTACAATATTTATGTTTATCCCCGGATTTCTGAAGAAGAGGAAAACATCGAATTAAAATCACATCCAAAAGTTCATATTATTGATGCTCCCATTGTAGAAATCTCTTCTACTTTTATCCGAAACAGTATCAAAGAAGGCAAAAACATCCAGCCTCTTTTACCACCAAAAGTCTGGGAATATATTGATCACAATAATTTTTACAAGAAATAG
- the gmk gene encoding guanylate kinase, with the protein MNKGKLIVFSAPSGSGKTTIVRHLLGKEDLNLEFSISAASRDPRGDEEHGKDYYFISLEQFKKHIKAEEFLEWEEVYRDNFYGTLKSEIERIWALGKNVIFDIDVAGGLRIKHKFPEQTLAVFVKPPSVDELKRRLKQRSTESDDKINMRIAKASVELATAPQFDMIIKNYDLDTAKEEAYQLVKEFINK; encoded by the coding sequence ATGAACAAAGGAAAATTAATTGTTTTCTCGGCACCTTCGGGATCAGGAAAAACAACGATAGTAAGACATTTACTGGGAAAAGAAGATTTAAATTTAGAATTTTCAATCTCGGCAGCTTCCCGTGACCCACGTGGAGATGAAGAACACGGAAAAGATTATTATTTTATTTCACTGGAGCAATTCAAAAAACACATCAAGGCCGAAGAATTCTTAGAATGGGAAGAAGTGTATCGTGATAACTTTTACGGAACTTTAAAATCAGAAATTGAAAGAATCTGGGCTTTAGGGAAAAATGTGATTTTTGATATTGACGTTGCGGGTGGACTACGTATCAAACACAAATTCCCGGAACAAACTTTAGCTGTTTTTGTGAAACCTCCAAGTGTTGACGAATTAAAACGCCGACTAAAACAACGTTCTACTGAAAGTGATGATAAAATAAACATGAGAATTGCAAAAGCCTCTGTGGAACTAGCTACTGCCCCACAATTTGATATGATTATCAAAAATTATGATTTAGATACAGCCAAAGAAGAGGCCTATCAACTGGTAAAAGAATTCATAAACAAGTAA
- a CDS encoding YicC/YloC family endoribonuclease, which yields MIQSMTGFGKASLQLPTKKITVEVKSLNSKGLDLNVRMPSVYREMELGLRTQISTKLERGKIDFGIYVESTSEQTSTKVNVPVVKNYIAQLKEVYPDADETELMKMAVRMPDTLKTEREEIDENDWEQIQLIIEEALENILTFRKDEGESLEKEFNLRISNIRQYMNDALALDPERIKAIKDRLQTAISELQVNVDENRFEQELIYYLEKLDITEEKVRLTNHLDYFLETIKGSEANGRKLGFITQEMGREINTMGSKSNHAQMQKLVVMMKDELEKIKEQVLNVL from the coding sequence ATGATACAATCTATGACAGGGTTTGGCAAAGCTTCTTTGCAATTGCCTACAAAAAAAATTACCGTTGAAGTAAAATCCTTAAATAGTAAAGGTTTAGATTTAAATGTTAGAATGCCATCGGTATATCGTGAAATGGAACTAGGTTTAAGAACTCAAATCTCTACGAAACTGGAAAGAGGCAAAATTGATTTCGGAATTTACGTTGAAAGTACTTCTGAACAAACCTCAACTAAGGTAAATGTTCCTGTTGTAAAAAACTACATTGCCCAACTAAAAGAAGTTTACCCGGATGCAGATGAAACGGAGCTGATGAAAATGGCCGTTCGAATGCCGGATACCCTAAAGACCGAGCGTGAAGAAATTGACGAAAATGACTGGGAACAAATTCAATTAATCATTGAAGAGGCCTTAGAAAACATTTTGACTTTTAGAAAAGACGAAGGTGAATCTCTTGAAAAAGAATTCAATCTAAGAATATCCAATATTCGTCAATACATGAATGACGCTCTGGCGCTTGATCCGGAACGTATTAAAGCCATTAAAGACCGTTTGCAGACAGCTATTTCAGAATTACAAGTGAATGTAGACGAAAACCGATTCGAACAGGAATTGATTTATTACTTAGAAAAACTTGATATTACTGAGGAAAAAGTTCGTTTGACTAATCATTTGGATTATTTCCTTGAGACTATAAAAGGTTCTGAAGCTAACGGCAGAAAACTAGGATTCATTACTCAGGAAATGGGTCGTGAAATCAATACAATGGGTTCAAAATCTAATCATGCACAGATGCAGAAACTGGTTGTGATGATGAAGGATGAACTGGAAAAAATCAAAGAACAGGTTTTGAATGTACTTTAA
- a CDS encoding TonB-dependent receptor, translating to MKTMKNWLLTGLLFMIVSTAFSQGKISGMITDGVGSLPGANVVIKGSTVATSTDFDGKFTLNATTSTGEIVISFLGYENLTLRFSVKNGETTNLGTIVLTSNSNELSEIVVKSTIVDIAKDRKTPVAVSTIKAAEIQEKLGTQEFPEILRNTPSVYATKAGGGFGDSRINIRGFNQNNIAVMINGMPVNDMENGSVYWSNWSGLSEVASAIQVQRGLGASKLVTPSVGGTINIVTKAADRKEGGSFSSGFGNGRNFKVQGSYSTGKLDNGLSASILLSQTMGDGYVNGTQFEGSNYYVALGYGSKSGKHDFQLTVTGAPQWHNQRSTVPTIATYQKYGINGDPNIRYNADAGYLNGEEYNIRKNYYHKPVASFNWDYKINETTKLSTVLYASMGRGAGAGATGGVGGNTYNSAVFLTADGLVDYNKIQAWNNGTGQVFFNGANRTRTQIGGVYQNSSSTGRTGAGTTASPYVYNTTSGISQTSSINSHDWFGAVINLNKKLSNTLTLDFGLDGRTYTGYHFTVVNDRLGGGEFFDNNIASLKPTGRRITTTASTNVQWNVFDKRQYDKISFNSTGKVKWYGVFTQLEYSKDNLTAFVQGAVSQQGFKREDDFVYLPTDPLTSTPYKNILGGNVKGGANYNLSEKSNVYVNAGYYSRQPFFNSVYPNNRSTVNPNLTNEKIIGFEAGYGFRSRFFNATVNVYNTTWNDRYLKGNALPTDPNTYTEYLGLNEVHSGVEVEATSNITDRLKVTGMVSYGIWEYKGNATVNAYNQADNTPVVGYVATPVYMDKVKVGDAAQMTASLGAAYEVLTRVTLDANYNFNDKLYAGLSPINFADPNNKGALQLPSYGLLDAGFSYKMLTGKNKDKSVNFRLNVNNVLDKIYIAESRTNTFADDNLPVAAGQPAGSKGTYASNGMLYNGVANVNQVFFGFGRTWNFSLRYDF from the coding sequence ATGAAGACAATGAAAAATTGGTTACTTACTGGACTACTGTTCATGATAGTTTCAACCGCATTTTCTCAAGGAAAAATTTCCGGTATGATTACCGACGGAGTGGGTTCACTTCCGGGAGCAAACGTTGTGATCAAAGGATCTACAGTTGCTACTTCTACAGATTTTGACGGTAAATTTACTCTTAATGCAACAACAAGTACAGGAGAAATCGTTATTTCTTTTTTAGGTTACGAGAATTTAACTCTTAGATTTTCAGTTAAAAATGGTGAAACTACAAATCTAGGAACAATCGTTTTGACTTCTAATTCTAATGAATTAAGCGAAATTGTTGTAAAAAGTACTATCGTTGACATCGCAAAAGACAGAAAAACTCCTGTAGCGGTTTCAACAATTAAAGCTGCTGAAATCCAGGAAAAACTTGGAACTCAGGAATTTCCAGAGATCTTAAGAAACACGCCTTCTGTATACGCAACTAAAGCTGGTGGTGGTTTTGGAGATTCAAGAATCAACATTCGTGGTTTCAACCAAAACAACATCGCTGTAATGATCAACGGTATGCCGGTTAACGACATGGAAAATGGTTCTGTTTACTGGAGTAACTGGTCTGGTTTATCTGAGGTAGCTTCAGCTATTCAGGTTCAAAGAGGTTTAGGAGCTTCAAAATTGGTAACTCCTTCTGTAGGAGGAACAATCAACATTGTAACTAAAGCTGCCGACAGAAAAGAAGGAGGATCTTTTTCTTCCGGATTTGGTAATGGAAGAAACTTTAAAGTTCAAGGCTCATACAGCACCGGAAAACTAGACAATGGTCTTTCTGCTTCTATCTTATTATCTCAAACAATGGGAGACGGATACGTGAACGGAACCCAATTTGAAGGTTCTAACTACTATGTTGCTTTAGGATACGGCAGCAAAAGTGGAAAACATGACTTTCAACTTACAGTAACAGGAGCTCCACAATGGCACAACCAAAGATCTACTGTACCAACAATCGCTACTTACCAAAAATACGGTATCAATGGAGATCCAAACATTAGATATAATGCTGATGCAGGATATTTAAACGGTGAAGAATATAACATCAGAAAGAACTACTACCACAAACCGGTAGCTTCTTTTAATTGGGATTACAAAATCAACGAAACTACAAAACTTTCAACTGTACTTTACGCGTCTATGGGACGTGGAGCTGGTGCAGGAGCAACAGGTGGTGTTGGTGGAAACACTTACAACAGTGCAGTATTCTTAACAGCTGATGGTTTAGTTGATTACAACAAAATCCAAGCTTGGAACAATGGTACAGGACAAGTTTTCTTTAACGGAGCAAACAGAACAAGAACACAAATTGGTGGTGTTTACCAAAACAGTTCTTCAACTGGTAGAACAGGAGCAGGAACTACTGCATCTCCATATGTTTACAATACTACATCAGGTATCTCTCAAACGTCATCTATCAACTCACATGACTGGTTTGGAGCTGTTATTAACTTGAACAAAAAATTATCTAACACACTTACTTTAGATTTCGGTCTTGACGGAAGAACTTATACTGGTTACCACTTTACTGTTGTTAACGACAGATTAGGCGGAGGTGAATTTTTTGACAACAATATTGCAAGCTTAAAACCAACTGGAAGACGTATTACAACCACAGCTTCTACAAATGTTCAATGGAATGTTTTTGACAAAAGACAATATGATAAAATTTCATTCAACAGCACTGGAAAAGTGAAATGGTACGGAGTATTTACACAATTAGAGTACTCTAAAGATAATTTAACAGCTTTCGTTCAGGGAGCAGTTTCTCAACAAGGATTCAAAAGAGAAGATGACTTTGTTTACCTTCCAACTGACCCATTAACTTCTACTCCTTACAAAAACATCCTAGGAGGAAACGTAAAAGGTGGTGCTAACTACAACTTAAGCGAAAAAAGCAACGTTTATGTAAACGCTGGTTACTACTCAAGACAACCATTCTTTAACTCTGTTTATCCAAACAACAGATCAACAGTAAACCCTAACCTTACTAATGAGAAAATCATTGGATTTGAGGCTGGATACGGTTTCCGTTCTAGATTTTTCAACGCTACAGTAAACGTTTACAACACAACTTGGAACGACAGATACTTAAAAGGTAATGCATTACCAACTGACCCAAATACTTATACTGAATATTTAGGTCTAAACGAGGTACACTCTGGAGTTGAGGTAGAAGCAACTTCTAACATCACTGACAGATTAAAAGTAACAGGAATGGTATCTTACGGAATCTGGGAATACAAAGGAAATGCTACTGTTAACGCATACAACCAGGCAGACAATACTCCTGTTGTAGGATACGTTGCTACACCAGTTTATATGGACAAAGTAAAAGTAGGTGATGCTGCTCAAATGACAGCTTCTTTAGGTGCTGCTTACGAAGTTTTAACTAGAGTAACTCTTGATGCTAACTACAATTTCAACGATAAATTGTACGCTGGATTAAGCCCAATCAACTTTGCAGATCCAAACAACAAAGGAGCATTACAATTGCCTTCTTACGGTTTACTTGATGCTGGTTTCTCATACAAAATGTTAACTGGAAAAAACAAAGACAAATCAGTTAACTTCAGATTAAACGTAAACAACGTACTTGATAAAATCTATATTGCTGAATCAAGAACAAATACTTTCGCTGATGACAACCTTCCTGTAGCTGCTGGTCAACCAGCTGGTTCAAAAGGAACTTATGCATCTAACGGGATGCTTTACAACGGAGTAGCAAACGTTAACCAGGTTTTCTTCGGTTTCGGAAGAACATGGAACTTCTCTCTACGTTACGATTTCTAA
- a CDS encoding nicotinate phosphoribosyltransferase — MNPLLLTDGYKVDHRRQYPDGTTLVYSNWTPRKSRIEGLEEVVFFGLQYFIKKYIIHDFETDFFKKPKEEVVKKYARRINNYLGENQVGTKHIEDLHDLGYIPMVFKALPEGVSVPLRVPMFTMYNTLPEFFWLTNYFETLLSAVIWLPCNSATIAKEYRKVLDKYADETSSVPEFVDWQAHDFSMRGMGGIEAAITSAAGHLLSFTGSDTIPVIDFFEEYYNANSDTELIAGSVAATEHSVMCMGTTEGECETFKRLVTEVYPKGIVSIVSDTWDLWKVLTDYLPRLKEEIIAREGKVVIRPDSGDPVDIICGNPNGKTVEEKKGVIELLWDVFGGTVNAKGYKELIPQIGAIYGDSITVARATQICERLKEKGFASTNVVLGIGSFTYQYNTRDTFGFAMKATYGEVNGEGRAIFKDPITDDGTKKSAKGLMKIDLVDGVYHLTDNVSWEDEKQGELKEVFRDGKLLTDQSLTDVRSRVKIDSAVEKV, encoded by the coding sequence ATGAACCCATTATTATTAACCGACGGTTACAAAGTTGACCACAGAAGACAATACCCAGACGGAACAACATTAGTATATTCTAACTGGACGCCAAGAAAATCAAGAATTGAAGGACTAGAAGAAGTGGTGTTCTTCGGATTGCAATATTTCATCAAAAAATATATCATTCACGATTTTGAGACCGATTTCTTTAAAAAGCCAAAAGAAGAGGTGGTTAAAAAATACGCTCGCAGAATCAATAATTATTTAGGTGAAAATCAGGTTGGAACCAAACATATTGAGGATTTACACGACTTAGGATATATTCCGATGGTTTTTAAAGCGTTGCCGGAAGGTGTCAGCGTACCCCTAAGAGTGCCAATGTTTACGATGTACAATACGCTTCCGGAGTTTTTCTGGCTGACTAATTATTTCGAAACCTTATTGTCTGCTGTAATCTGGCTGCCATGCAACTCTGCTACTATTGCAAAAGAATATCGAAAAGTACTGGACAAATATGCCGACGAAACATCATCAGTTCCTGAGTTTGTAGATTGGCAGGCGCATGATTTCTCCATGAGAGGAATGGGTGGAATCGAGGCAGCAATTACTTCTGCAGCGGGACATTTGCTGAGTTTTACAGGTTCTGATACCATACCGGTAATTGACTTTTTTGAAGAATACTACAATGCTAATTCTGATACCGAATTGATTGCAGGTTCGGTTGCGGCAACGGAGCACTCTGTAATGTGTATGGGAACAACTGAAGGGGAGTGCGAGACGTTTAAAAGACTGGTTACTGAAGTGTATCCAAAAGGAATTGTGTCTATCGTTTCGGATACCTGGGATTTATGGAAAGTTTTGACCGATTATTTACCAAGATTGAAAGAAGAGATAATCGCCAGAGAAGGTAAAGTGGTGATCCGACCTGATAGTGGTGATCCCGTAGATATTATTTGTGGTAATCCAAACGGAAAAACTGTAGAAGAGAAAAAAGGGGTAATTGAGCTGCTTTGGGATGTTTTTGGAGGCACAGTTAATGCAAAAGGATATAAAGAGCTTATTCCGCAAATTGGTGCTATTTATGGAGATAGTATTACAGTAGCAAGAGCAACTCAAATTTGCGAAAGATTAAAAGAGAAGGGATTTGCCTCTACAAATGTTGTTTTAGGGATTGGTTCGTTTACCTATCAATACAATACCAGAGATACTTTTGGTTTTGCAATGAAAGCGACTTATGGAGAAGTTAACGGAGAGGGCAGAGCTATTTTTAAAGATCCAATTACAGATGACGGAACTAAAAAATCAGCCAAAGGATTGATGAAAATTGATTTGGTTGATGGTGTATATCATTTAACCGATAATGTTTCCTGGGAAGATGAGAAACAAGGCGAATTGAAGGAAGTTTTTAGAGATGGGAAACTTTTAACAGATCAGTCTCTAACAGATGTTAGGTCTCGAGTTAAAATTGATAGTGCTGTTGAAAAAGTATAA